The genomic DNA TCCAGTCGGACTATAATGCACATAATATAATTAGAGCTGGAAAAAAATTCTTCAGAAAGAAACGTGCTGAAACAGGAATACTCAGAAGATTGACGAGCGTAATGTTTAGACGTGATGCACCACATCTGCTCGGAAATTGACTTATTACTGTGAACATCCAACAGCATCTTACTGACAGCTCGTTGTCGTCgtccaaaaataatttgttgcaGGTTAAATCTCTCTTCTATTTTATGTCAGAAttctagaaaataaaaataaaaaccttccaACAACTTGAACATAAATCCAGAGAtccctgctcctcttcacaGTCGTTGGCCTGAGATATCAAATGAACAATAATACACGATCAAATTGTTTGGGGCTTTTAACGTAAAGAGTTACAATTCCTCAATGTCTTGTGAGGTTTTCACCAGCTTCTCTCACACTAGAGGAGTGTGGACCTGGTGGAACATTATTTATCCATCTACCTACAAACCTTTGCTGGTATGTTTCTCTTTGAAGTCTGCAGTCATCTAAGCGACTCCCCTTTCTCCCAGGCCCCGATGTGGAGTCCTTCACCACAGAGATCAGCCTCCAGGTTCCCACCCAGGCGGAGCTCCGCCACAAGCTCTCGTCCCTTTCGTCCACCTGCACCGACTCCGCCAGCCAGGACACGGAggccggggaggaggaggacgaggaggacgaggaggaggaggagactgagcaAGGAGGAGGCGGCGTCGGAGGaacggggggaggaggagggaggagaaggaggcggcCGGTGGTGGTGACcctggacgaggaggaggtgcagcccGACACGGCGCTGGTGGACAGTGGGGACAAAGAGGAGCGCAGCAGGCGGAAGATTTGAGGAGAGTCGGTACTGGATtttaacacaaacatacagagcTGCCAaatcagacacaaaacaacattggcttcctttttaaaatcccgttcacatgaaagaaaaacacggtGAGGTTGCACTAACTGCCACAAACTAACTGCCTTAAAAGACCGCCGGGATCTCAACTCTAATTGAATCCCGTAAAAATAGGTTTGAGTTTCCTTTAGAATATATATTAGGACTGAGTGACTTCACATGCACATGAATAGTTTGGCATCATCAGAGAGAACACTCTAATatcctgtttctgtgtttgtgcatgttgaGACCAGGAGGAGCCTGTAATTTAAAAGTGATGGGGACGTTAAGAACCACAACCCTGAAATCATCCACGTGTCCTTTTCAGGTCGCGACCCGTCATGTTCTGAGCTAATACCTTGGCCCACAgtgcatttctttaaatgtgttggACACTTCTGCAGAATATGAATAGCCTCATCATAGCTCAGCCAGGTTTAAgacaatatatttcaaaaacttACAAAAGTGAAACAAGTTTAATCATAATCACAAGTACGACTCATTTGGACCGTCCTCATTTTCTTCGCCAGTGACCGGTTAAAAGGTCCCTTCATAGTCGCCCAGGTTTTAGATTTTGAAGAgagatttctgttttctgtctttctttctgcataAAAATGCACTGGTTATGCCAAATAATACACAgaactatttttatttattttttatatttcaaatgctGGGCAGATGAATCTTAATTTGTGTGAATTCACTCGTCTCTACAGTAACTGCTAGCACAAGGCACTTGACAAAGGATCTGCAGGGGCCAcgtggatgattttttttctctcgtgaCTTTATGGAAAAACTGAATCCCCAAAGCTTTTTTGAAATTCCTCTTAGTGGTTTGTGAGCAAGACTCTGCATTATTGTAAAAAGGTAAAGTACCAGTTAGATAATATTTTTGTGCCAATGGCATTGATAAACTCGGCATGCAGTCACCTGGCAACGGGTTATACACCGCACAGTATTTAAGAGGTGACAGGATATCAGTGATttaccacaaacacacactgtacatgcaaGAGACTTTCTCTTCGCCATTCCCTTTTGAAGAGGGACCAAATCATTGTACGGACTTGTGCTATGCACTGGATAACACCGAGAAGGTTTAACTGTATccagatctttttctttttttgtatagaaatgttgacatttgtGCAAATGTGACGGCATTactcatttcctttctttccccttgCCTACAATTTCTGACCTGTTGGTAATAAATGTTTCTCCCCTCAGAATTGTTTAGTTTTCATCTAAGCATACTGGGAGCATGTTAAAGAATGAAATGCAAGCGGGATTTAGGGTTTGAGCACGTTAACAGTCCCCGTGCGCTCGGCCTTGATTTACAGTCCTGCCGAGGTCTTTACACGCGGTCAGCTGACATGGCGAGGGGAAGGATAGGTTTCAGTAGGAGtggatgttgttttgtttttttctttggggaGAATAGTTTAccatgtatatatttaatatcaGTGTTAAATGTTAAGGAAAAGCAATACTCGAGTTGCGCGGGGGCTTTTGAAGGCCGAGGGTGGATGTGTCGGTTTATTATGAATAGTAACGCGCTGCTGATGATGCGTGACACTTTAATTAAGGCCATGAAGAGCTACAGGACCCGTGTTCAGCACGTGGGACGTGAACAGAGCACTTTTTAGTCTCCTGCACCTCTGCAGTagctgctgcttcctgtgaAACATGACGATGTCATGACAACTGTTCCTCACTGCAGTGTCTTGACATCTGTCCACTCAAATTActacaaaatgttttctgcacTTGGCAATTCAGATAGTTTACCTATTGAATCCATCTCATATTTCCAAACGTCACTGCATGACAAAGAACAATTATATCTAACAGTGAtgcatttttccaaaaacaatttCTTGGTTTACATGGACAATCAACAGACCTCAATGTAATacaattaaaacagaaaacaaccttCTACCACGGGATAaactaatggatggatgggttaGTCTGCCAGTTATTTTTTTCGTAGCCAAACGATTTGCTTTTTTACCATTTAAGAATGGGGGAGATGCAAATATCCTCATATTAGAAGCTGAAACcatttaattttgtcatttttacttgagaactttttgattaattttctgCCAATCGACTAATCGTTTCAGCTATGGGTTGGAAAATTACAAGAggaaggaattaaaaaaaaaaaattgcactttaTGACCATTAAATGACACTACAACATGAAATCAAACTGATGAACCCGTTGGAAGCGTGCACACAAACAGGTTGTAAAGAAATAACAGTGAATTGTCGGTAAGTTTTTATTAAACCTTCGGTACAAACTGCAAAAGTAAAAAACTGTCAATATAACCAACATGAGACTCTCTTTCCGAGTGGAGGGAAAGGCCGAGATGCGGCACTAATAAATTAAGTCACCAGAGACCCCACTGTGAGCAAGTATTTTATACTgtagaaaatggaagaaaacaaaatcaatagatgaactgaaaaacaaaaacaaacaaaaaaatcccagaataaaatatattgtaaGGCCATAAAAACTTGacaaccacttttttttatgttgaaaacACCCGACTTGGTATTTTATTAAATAGTCCTAAACAGTTCAGTCTTCTGCGAGGGACGACAACCAACAAACTGGATTATAGGATTTTTCCTTGACAGTCACCACTGGCAAGCTCAGTGCAACATGAGTAGCTACtacatttttgttgaattttcagtaatgaaaatgtaaaaacccatttttttttttttttttagtgaacatatctttttttcccttttctttaaaaaagtaaagctaaacaaacaaaactaggTCGGGGGGCAGTCGTTGGCTACTCAATATCCTCTTTCTTAGTGATATAAGCAGCACTTAAAAATTTTATACACGTTTACCAGAGCAACCCTGTAAGCGTCAAACTCACACGGATGAAGAAAGGGAAAATGTAAGGCTTTTTCTTCATCAAGCGCACTTCCTCTGgaactctctctcctctttattccgtccttcctttctttcttccttaaCCCCAGAAAAAGGCTCAAGTATTTAAAGAAATTTACAGGATTATGTACAAAAAAacttgatgttttgtttgtgttggactttttcctctgtctaaaaaaaaatcactcataATATATCTGGAAAAGGGACAAATgcaaaagccaaaaaaaaccaaaaggacaattaaagaaaagaaaaacaaaacaaaacttggattcgatatttcacattttacacTCTTTGACTAGTGGCTCTACTTGAGATAACATCAGATTCaacaaaagtaaacaaaaaaaacaacccacaataataataataataataatataatataataattaatgttTACTGGTACAGATGAAACAAGAGGACTGGAAGAATGGAATGTTAACACGATTGCACATCTAGAACCAGAAAGGCCTGAAAGCTTTTCTGCCCTGTGGGACGGGGGTGCGTGAGCTAGCTGTTAGCCAACAACAGGCGC from Scophthalmus maximus strain ysfricsl-2021 chromosome 22, ASM2237912v1, whole genome shotgun sequence includes the following:
- the dtnbp1b gene encoding dystrobrevin binding protein 1b isoform X5, which translates into the protein MSCQVELDAEHPQRVPGAEQGGVPPPQVKLKERQKFFEEAFQQDMEQYLSTGYLQIAERREPIGSMSSMEVNVDMLEQMDLMDMSDHEALDVFLHSGGEDINAASPVAGPDVESFTTEISLQVPTQAELRHKLSSLSSTCTDSASQDTEAGEEEDEEDEEEEETEQGGGGVGGTGGGGGRRRRRPVVVTLDEEEVQPDTALVDSGDKEERSRRKI